In Saccharothrix syringae, the following are encoded in one genomic region:
- a CDS encoding phytanoyl-CoA dioxygenase family protein produces MVGEDVREFLAENGFVILPDLFTPAEVREVADALDALFARFAELPATSTLDLGATAGEFGRDVPEILYPSLLAPALRDTAVFRRSSDLARRLLGPGTWFRFDHSIRKPPGCAYETVWHQDRVHKRSGLPERRLNVWVPTAPVAVADGCLRYVPGSHLGGVLPHEPVPGRRGALRTVGVDEAGAVDCPLPLGGAALHLFETVHGAHPNLGASTRTAWILQFTRPRALVPAAAWLHRAVHRRHIRRWGDAGAAR; encoded by the coding sequence GTGGTCGGTGAGGACGTGCGGGAGTTCTTGGCGGAGAACGGTTTCGTGATCCTGCCCGACCTGTTCACCCCCGCGGAGGTGCGGGAGGTGGCGGACGCGCTCGACGCGCTGTTCGCGCGGTTCGCCGAGCTGCCCGCGACCAGCACGCTCGACCTGGGCGCCACCGCCGGCGAGTTCGGCCGCGACGTGCCCGAGATCCTCTACCCGTCGCTGCTCGCGCCCGCGCTGCGCGACACCGCGGTGTTCCGGCGCAGCTCCGACCTGGCCCGGCGGCTCCTCGGCCCCGGCACGTGGTTCCGGTTCGACCACAGCATCCGCAAACCGCCCGGCTGCGCCTACGAGACGGTCTGGCACCAGGACCGCGTGCACAAGCGGTCCGGCCTGCCCGAGCGGCGGCTCAACGTGTGGGTGCCCACCGCGCCGGTCGCGGTGGCCGACGGCTGCCTGCGGTACGTGCCCGGCAGCCACCTCGGCGGGGTGCTGCCGCACGAGCCGGTGCCCGGCAGGCGGGGCGCGCTGCGCACCGTCGGCGTGGACGAGGCGGGCGCGGTGGACTGCCCGCTGCCGCTGGGCGGCGCGGCGCTGCACCTGTTCGAGACCGTGCACGGCGCCCACCCCAACCTCGGCGCGTCCACCCGGACCGCGTGGATCCTCCAGTTCACCCGGCCGCGGGCCCTCGTCCCGGCGGCCGCGTGGCTGCACCGCGCCGTGCACCGGCGCCACATCCGCCGCTGGGGCGACGCGGGGGCGGCCAGGTGA
- a CDS encoding glycosyltransferase, whose amino-acid sequence MTAVVERPAPIARAGLHLAAASLAVGLVSYCYGILLAHVLDGAEYAVFAAGQTLLLLSGTAAAAAVPWALAKAVRTHPAGSGGRRAALAYALALSAVGAVLAALVLGAVTAVYAPPPVVGATAAAVAGIVLSGCAVGWLQGEARFGRLAVLRVAEVVVRVGAGGVAVVAGLGAAGALGAFLLGSAVLLVGGLAAVAANGGRAWADLSWRPGLLRDRSRWAETAGGTGVQVLLGVLTTTDVVLAPVLAGATDGTAAFQLAAALGRAPLFVATALAVVLYPRLGAPGGRAALRAALGAYAWLGLPVAVLLATAPAGVLRPVVPAHLAGALPLVPSTAVAGLACGAVALLVTVSQAGGAYRRAMTGLAAAVVLLGGGATAGWFLGGVPGLAAGACVGAVSGAVLIAWRTPLGTRGVLLGPVVASLAAAAVLVPVRAWSPGWLVVAVLFGLLALRRVRRSQSGPAEPGDRLRVLHLGFEDPALPGSGGGAVRTHEVNRRLARDHDVTVLTTRWPGCADRVQDGVRYEHVGLGRGRTHLGRIAGYALVLPFATRRREADLVVEDFFAPVSSTGAPRWTGRPTVGVVQWLNAREKSRQYRLPFFLVERAGVRAHRRLVAVSAGVADRLRALNPAAHVDVIGNGVDAAAFEVAVPRGRDVVFVGRLETAQKGLDLLLTAFAGIADRLPGDLVLAGDGPDGDALRARAASLGLADRVRFPGRVADRAKFELFAAAAVVAVPSRFETFGIVAAEAAACGSPVVAFDIDCLREVVPDGVGVRVPAFDTAALGRALLDLAVDPDRADRMGARGRELARSRSWDRIARQQEEAYLSAVREWHREVGGGR is encoded by the coding sequence GTGACGGCGGTCGTCGAGCGGCCCGCGCCGATCGCGCGGGCCGGGCTGCACCTTGCCGCCGCCTCGCTGGCGGTCGGCCTGGTCAGCTACTGCTACGGCATCCTGCTCGCGCACGTGCTCGACGGCGCCGAGTACGCGGTGTTCGCGGCGGGGCAGACCCTGCTGCTGCTCTCCGGCACGGCGGCCGCCGCGGCGGTGCCGTGGGCGCTGGCCAAGGCGGTGCGCACCCACCCCGCCGGGTCGGGTGGTCGGCGGGCCGCGCTGGCCTACGCGCTGGCGCTGAGCGCGGTCGGCGCGGTGCTCGCGGCGCTGGTGCTGGGCGCGGTGACGGCCGTGTACGCGCCGCCGCCGGTGGTCGGGGCGACTGCGGCCGCGGTGGCGGGCATCGTGCTGTCCGGCTGCGCGGTCGGCTGGTTGCAGGGCGAGGCGCGGTTCGGCCGGCTGGCCGTGCTGCGGGTGGCCGAGGTCGTGGTCCGGGTCGGCGCGGGCGGGGTGGCGGTGGTGGCCGGCCTGGGCGCGGCGGGCGCGCTGGGCGCGTTCCTGCTCGGTTCGGCCGTGCTGCTGGTGGGCGGGTTGGCCGCGGTCGCCGCGAACGGCGGGCGCGCGTGGGCCGACCTGTCCTGGCGGCCGGGTCTGCTGCGCGACCGGTCGCGCTGGGCCGAGACCGCCGGGGGCACCGGCGTCCAGGTGCTGCTGGGCGTGCTGACCACCACGGACGTGGTGCTCGCGCCGGTGCTGGCCGGGGCGACCGACGGCACGGCGGCGTTCCAGCTCGCGGCCGCGCTGGGCCGGGCGCCGCTGTTCGTCGCCACCGCGCTGGCCGTGGTGCTCTACCCCAGGCTGGGCGCGCCCGGCGGCCGGGCCGCGTTGCGCGCCGCGCTCGGCGCCTACGCCTGGCTGGGGCTGCCGGTGGCGGTCCTGTTGGCCACCGCGCCCGCGGGCGTGCTGCGGCCGGTCGTGCCCGCCCACCTGGCCGGCGCGCTGCCGCTGGTGCCGTCGACCGCGGTGGCGGGCCTGGCCTGCGGCGCGGTCGCGCTGCTGGTGACCGTGTCGCAGGCCGGGGGTGCCTACCGCCGCGCGATGACCGGCCTGGCCGCGGCCGTGGTGCTGCTCGGCGGTGGCGCGACCGCGGGGTGGTTCCTCGGCGGGGTGCCGGGGCTGGCGGCGGGCGCGTGCGTCGGCGCGGTGTCGGGCGCGGTGCTGATCGCGTGGCGGACACCGCTCGGCACCCGCGGCGTCCTCCTCGGGCCCGTGGTCGCCTCGCTGGCCGCCGCGGCGGTCCTGGTGCCGGTGCGCGCCTGGTCACCCGGGTGGCTCGTCGTCGCGGTCCTCTTCGGACTGCTCGCGCTGCGCCGCGTGCGGCGCTCCCAGTCCGGGCCGGCCGAACCCGGCGACCGGCTGCGCGTGCTGCACCTGGGGTTCGAGGACCCGGCGCTGCCCGGCTCGGGCGGCGGCGCGGTGCGCACCCACGAGGTCAACCGCAGGCTGGCCCGCGACCACGACGTCACCGTGCTCACCACCCGGTGGCCCGGCTGCGCGGACCGGGTGCAGGACGGCGTCCGCTACGAGCACGTGGGCCTGGGCCGCGGCCGCACCCACCTCGGGCGCATCGCGGGCTACGCGCTGGTGCTGCCGTTCGCCACCCGCCGCCGCGAGGCCGACCTGGTGGTGGAGGACTTCTTCGCCCCGGTGTCCTCGACCGGCGCGCCGCGGTGGACCGGGCGGCCCACCGTCGGCGTGGTGCAGTGGCTCAACGCGCGCGAGAAGTCCCGCCAGTACCGGCTGCCGTTCTTCCTGGTCGAACGCGCGGGCGTGCGGGCGCACCGCAGGCTCGTCGCGGTCTCGGCGGGCGTCGCGGACCGGCTGCGCGCGCTGAACCCCGCCGCGCACGTCGACGTGATCGGCAACGGCGTGGACGCCGCCGCGTTCGAGGTGGCCGTGCCGCGCGGGCGGGACGTGGTGTTCGTCGGCCGGCTGGAGACCGCGCAGAAGGGCCTGGACCTGCTGCTGACCGCGTTCGCCGGGATCGCCGACCGGCTGCCCGGCGACCTCGTGCTGGCCGGCGACGGCCCGGACGGGGACGCGCTGCGCGCCCGCGCCGCCTCGCTGGGCCTGGCCGACCGCGTCCGCTTCCCGGGCCGGGTGGCGGACCGGGCCAAGTTCGAGCTGTTCGCCGCCGCGGCGGTGGTGGCGGTGCCGTCGCGGTTCGAGACCTTCGGCATCGTCGCCGCGGAGGCCGCCGCCTGCGGCAGCCCCGTGGTGGCCTTCGACATCGACTGCCTGCGGGAGGTCGTGCCCGACGGGGTCGGGGTGCGCGTGCCCGCCTTCGACACCGCCGCCCTGGGCCGCGCGCTGCTCGACCTGGCCGTCGACCCGGACCGGGCCGACCGGATGGGCGCGCGCGGCCGGGAACTCGCCCGGTCCCGCTCGTGGGACCGGATCGCCCGACAACAGGAGGAGGCGTACTTGTCCGCAGTGCGCGAATGGCACCGGGAGGTGGGCGGTGGTCGGTGA
- a CDS encoding glycosyltransferase family 4 protein, with translation MTDHGGNGRRNNGNITVAPARRTDGLDALRGRSVLVLNWRDVRHPRAGGAELYAHQVARRWAAAGVRVTWLTSRPPGTPAREVVDGVQVLRRGGTFSVYAAVAAALLRHGRLFDAVLDCQNGIPFFAPAFAPRTTPVVQVVHHVHQEQFDAHFSRPVAVLGRFLEGPASRRVYGDRALAVVSPSTRRDVRTRLGLRGPAFIVPNGNEPPVDRSGPRDPDPTVVVVGRLVAHKRLDRLLRALPDVLPAVPGLRVSVVGDGPERRRLELLAGELGLRRAVRFHGRLPDAERDELVRRAWLTTSTSQGEGWGCTVLEANRFGVPCLAVAAAGIDDSVRHDGTGWLVPDPAALAPALVDALTRLADDAVAARLSDRCRAWASAFTWDRSAELLAGVLAAEGRRLAAPRPDRRAARADLVTAVRFRVPRDVPPPRGRLTDQVRVDGEHGTALLHGCDEVDAEAVLARWRVEPVSIELAREEQLLTGAAHPADRT, from the coding sequence ATGACCGACCACGGCGGCAACGGCCGGCGGAACAACGGCAACATCACCGTGGCGCCCGCCCGCCGCACCGACGGCCTGGACGCCCTGCGCGGCCGGTCCGTGCTGGTCCTCAACTGGCGCGACGTGCGGCACCCCCGGGCCGGTGGCGCCGAGCTGTACGCCCACCAGGTCGCCAGGCGCTGGGCCGCCGCCGGGGTCAGGGTCACTTGGCTGACCTCGCGCCCCCCGGGCACCCCCGCCCGCGAGGTCGTCGACGGCGTCCAGGTCCTGCGGCGCGGCGGCACGTTCTCCGTCTACGCCGCCGTCGCGGCCGCGCTGCTGCGCCACGGCCGGCTGTTCGACGCGGTGCTCGACTGCCAGAACGGCATCCCGTTCTTCGCGCCCGCCTTCGCACCCCGCACCACCCCGGTGGTCCAGGTGGTGCACCACGTGCACCAGGAGCAGTTCGACGCCCACTTCAGCAGGCCGGTGGCGGTGCTCGGCCGGTTCCTGGAGGGCCCGGCGAGCAGGCGCGTCTACGGCGACCGGGCGCTGGCCGTGGTGTCGCCGTCCACCCGCCGCGACGTGCGCACCCGCCTGGGCCTGCGCGGACCGGCGTTCATCGTGCCCAACGGCAACGAGCCGCCGGTGGACCGCTCCGGCCCGCGCGACCCCGACCCGACCGTCGTGGTGGTCGGCAGGCTGGTCGCGCACAAGCGGCTGGACCGGCTGCTGCGCGCCCTGCCCGACGTGCTCCCGGCGGTGCCCGGGCTGCGGGTCTCGGTGGTGGGCGACGGCCCGGAGCGCCGTCGGCTGGAGCTGCTGGCGGGCGAGCTGGGCCTGCGCCGCGCCGTCCGCTTCCACGGCCGCCTGCCCGACGCCGAGCGCGACGAGCTGGTGCGGCGGGCGTGGCTGACCACCTCCACCTCGCAGGGCGAGGGCTGGGGCTGCACCGTGCTGGAGGCCAACCGGTTCGGCGTGCCGTGCCTGGCCGTGGCCGCGGCGGGCATCGACGACTCGGTGCGCCACGACGGCACCGGCTGGCTGGTGCCCGACCCGGCCGCGCTGGCGCCGGCGCTGGTCGACGCCCTCACCCGGCTGGCCGACGACGCGGTCGCGGCCCGCCTGTCCGACCGCTGCCGCGCCTGGGCGTCGGCGTTCACCTGGGACCGCAGCGCCGAGCTGCTGGCCGGGGTGCTCGCCGCCGAGGGGCGCCGGCTCGCCGCGCCGCGCCCCGACCGCCGCGCCGCCCGCGCCGACCTGGTCACCGCGGTGCGCTTCCGGGTGCCCCGGGACGTGCCGCCGCCGCGCGGCCGGCTCACCGACCAGGTCCGCGTCGACGGCGAGCACGGCACCGCGCTGCTGCACGGCTGCGACGAGGTGGACGCCGAGGCGGTGCTGGCCCGCTGGCGGGTCGAGCCGGTGAGCATCGAGCTGGCCCGCGAGGAGCAGCTGCTGACCGGCGCGGCGCACCCGGCGGACCGGACGTGA
- a CDS encoding glycosyltransferase, with the protein MTETRRLPHLDSPTRPVRPSTGAWSRRPAVDLEVVIPAYNEAGRLRASLAATARYLAGSPWSTRIVVVDNGSADATSRVARSGADEAAVPVSVIGCAIAGKGAAVRRGIMTSSARFVGFVDADLATPVDSLGAAVRLLERGATAVIGSRYAGGARIVRRQPVVRRVGGAAFRALARRAVPGVSDTQCGFKFFHRRAVQQALVDCEVTGFAFDVELLRGVRAAGGTVVELPVAWTDDARSSFRPLRDGLPAFRAALRLRAAGA; encoded by the coding sequence GTGACCGAAACGCGCCGACTACCGCACCTGGATTCGCCGACCCGACCAGTACGACCGTCAACCGGCGCGTGGTCCCGAAGACCCGCGGTCGACCTGGAAGTCGTCATCCCCGCCTACAACGAGGCGGGCCGCCTGCGCGCGTCGCTGGCCGCCACCGCCCGCTACCTGGCCGGCAGCCCCTGGTCGACGCGGATCGTGGTGGTCGACAACGGCAGCGCGGACGCCACCTCCCGCGTCGCCCGGTCCGGCGCGGACGAGGCCGCGGTGCCGGTCAGCGTCATCGGGTGCGCCATCGCGGGCAAGGGCGCCGCGGTCCGGCGGGGCATCATGACCAGCTCCGCGCGGTTCGTCGGGTTCGTCGACGCCGACCTGGCCACCCCCGTCGACTCCCTCGGCGCGGCCGTGCGGCTGCTGGAGCGGGGCGCGACCGCGGTGATCGGCTCGCGCTACGCGGGCGGCGCGCGCATCGTCCGCAGGCAGCCGGTGGTCCGCCGGGTCGGCGGCGCCGCGTTCCGCGCCCTGGCCCGGCGCGCGGTGCCGGGCGTGTCCGACACCCAGTGCGGCTTCAAGTTCTTCCACCGCCGGGCCGTGCAGCAGGCGCTGGTCGACTGCGAGGTCACCGGGTTCGCCTTCGACGTGGAGCTGCTGCGCGGCGTGCGCGCGGCCGGCGGCACCGTGGTCGAGCTGCCGGTGGCCTGGACCGACGACGCGCGGTCCAGCTTCCGCCCCCTGCGCGACGGCCTGCCCGCCTTCCGCGCCGCCCTCCGGCTCCGGGCGGCCGGGGCATGA
- a CDS encoding anti-sigma factor antagonist (This anti-anti-sigma factor, or anti-sigma factor antagonist, belongs to a family that includes characterized members SpoIIAA, RsbV, RsfA, and RsfB.), whose translation MHASTQPPNPQQFTAAVSRRPDAVVVSVTGEIDEVTAPELRRVLDEVLLDRPAVVAVDLRGVALLASAGLAALIAAHDQAVPDTRLRIVATDTTPAMRSVQLTGLGDLLVVHPTVDQALAAS comes from the coding sequence GTGCACGCCTCGACGCAACCCCCCAACCCGCAGCAGTTCACCGCCGCGGTCAGCCGGCGCCCCGACGCGGTGGTGGTGTCCGTCACCGGTGAGATCGACGAGGTCACCGCGCCGGAACTCCGCCGCGTCCTCGACGAGGTGCTGCTGGACCGCCCCGCGGTGGTCGCGGTCGACCTGCGGGGCGTGGCCCTGCTCGCCTCGGCGGGACTGGCGGCGCTGATCGCCGCGCACGACCAGGCGGTGCCCGACACCCGGCTGCGGATCGTGGCGACCGACACCACACCGGCCATGCGCTCGGTTCAGCTCACCGGATTGGGTGATCTTCTGGTCGTGCACCCCACGGTGGACCAGGCGTTGGCCGCTTCCTAG
- a CDS encoding S-(hydroxymethyl)mycothiol dehydrogenase — translation MAQTVRGVVSRVKGAPVEVVDVVVPDPGPGEAVVRVRACGVCHTDLHYREGGINEEYPFLLGHEAAGVVEAVGDGVTDVAPGDFVVLNWRAVCGQCRACLRGRPWYCFNTHNAAQPMTLADGTPLSPALGIGAFAEKTLVHAGQCTKVDPGASPAVAGLLGCGVMAGLGAALNTGNVGRGDSVAVIGCGGVGNAAVAGARLAGATTIIGVDLDPRKLEWARGLGATHTVNAADEDVVARVRELTGGHGADVVIDAVGRPETWEQAFYARDLAGTVVLVGVPTPEMRVDMPLIDFFSRGGALKSSWYGDCLPTRDFPLLIDLYRQGRLDLDAFVTETIALDQVEDAFAKMHHGDVLRSVVVF, via the coding sequence GTGGCACAGACGGTTCGCGGTGTGGTCTCGCGGGTCAAGGGCGCGCCGGTCGAGGTGGTCGACGTCGTGGTACCCGACCCCGGTCCCGGCGAGGCGGTGGTGCGCGTGCGGGCCTGCGGCGTCTGCCACACCGACCTGCACTACCGCGAGGGCGGCATCAACGAGGAGTACCCGTTCCTGCTCGGCCACGAGGCCGCCGGCGTCGTGGAGGCCGTCGGCGACGGGGTCACCGACGTGGCACCGGGCGACTTCGTGGTGCTCAACTGGCGGGCGGTGTGCGGGCAGTGCCGCGCCTGCCTGCGCGGGCGGCCCTGGTACTGCTTCAACACCCACAACGCCGCCCAGCCCATGACCCTGGCCGACGGCACCCCGCTGTCGCCGGCGCTGGGCATCGGGGCGTTCGCCGAGAAGACCCTCGTCCACGCCGGGCAGTGCACCAAGGTCGACCCGGGGGCGTCGCCGGCCGTGGCCGGCCTGCTGGGCTGCGGCGTGATGGCCGGCCTGGGCGCGGCGCTCAACACCGGCAACGTCGGCCGCGGCGACTCGGTGGCCGTCATCGGCTGCGGTGGCGTGGGCAACGCCGCCGTGGCCGGGGCGCGCCTGGCCGGGGCGACCACGATCATCGGCGTGGACCTCGACCCTCGGAAGCTGGAGTGGGCGCGCGGCCTGGGCGCCACGCACACCGTCAACGCCGCCGACGAGGACGTCGTGGCGCGGGTGCGCGAGCTGACCGGCGGGCACGGCGCGGACGTCGTCATCGACGCGGTCGGCCGGCCCGAGACGTGGGAGCAGGCGTTCTACGCCCGCGACCTGGCCGGGACCGTGGTGCTGGTCGGCGTGCCGACCCCGGAGATGCGCGTCGACATGCCGCTGATCGACTTCTTCTCCCGCGGCGGCGCGCTGAAGTCCTCCTGGTACGGCGACTGCCTGCCCACCCGCGACTTCCCGCTGCTGATCGACCTCTACCGGCAGGGGCGGCTGGACCTGGACGCCTTCGTCACCGAGACCATCGCCCTGGACCAGGTCGAGGACGCCTTCGCCAAGATGCACCACGGCGACGTGCTGCGCTCGGTGGTGGTGTTCTGA
- a CDS encoding MBL fold metallo-hydrolase, protein MMARVDHAVSRGTFTLDGETFDVDNNIWVLGDDSECVVIDAPHDVEAVLEVVGGRAVKAILATHAHDDHVRIAPELARATGAPVLLHPDDRVVWDLTHPDTAPDGELRDGQAVEVAGTALHVLHTPGHSPGACCFHVPELGVVFTGDTLFRGGPGATGRSYSDFDTIIGSITRRLLPLDPDTVVHTGHGDDTTIGAEAPHLADWISRGR, encoded by the coding sequence CTGATGGCCCGCGTCGACCACGCCGTCTCCCGCGGCACCTTCACCCTCGACGGCGAGACCTTCGACGTCGACAACAACATCTGGGTCCTGGGCGACGACAGCGAGTGCGTCGTCATCGACGCGCCCCACGACGTCGAGGCCGTGCTGGAGGTGGTGGGCGGCCGCGCGGTGAAGGCGATCCTGGCCACGCACGCCCACGACGACCACGTCCGCATCGCCCCGGAGCTGGCCCGCGCCACCGGCGCGCCGGTCCTGCTGCACCCGGACGACCGGGTGGTGTGGGACCTGACCCACCCGGACACCGCCCCCGACGGCGAGCTGCGCGACGGCCAGGCGGTCGAGGTGGCCGGGACGGCGCTGCACGTGCTGCACACGCCGGGCCACTCCCCCGGCGCGTGCTGCTTCCACGTGCCCGAGCTGGGCGTGGTGTTCACCGGGGACACCCTGTTCCGGGGCGGGCCGGGCGCGACGGGCCGGTCCTACTCGGACTTCGACACCATCATCGGGTCCATCACCCGGCGGCTGCTCCCGCTGGACCCGGACACGGTCGTGCACACCGGCCACGGGGACGACACCACCATCGGGGCGGAGGCGCCCCACCTGGCCGACTGGATCAGCCGCGGTCGGTGA